GCCGCAGGCTGGAAgggcgggcgggtgggggggCGCGCTCGGCGCCCTCCACAAAGGCGGCGCTCGCCGCTTCTCGCCGTTGTgagcaccccccccgccccggcacctgccgccTGCGGGGGGGCTCACGGGCGCCGTCTCactccctccgcccccccccccccggcatcgcGGCAGCGTCCCGGGCGGGGATGGTGCCGGCTCCCCGGCCCGGTGCCCCTGTAGCTCATGGTGGCGGTGAGGGGGCGACCTGGCTGCtccctgtgtctctctctctttttttttttcattcgaGACAAAGCACGCTCGGTTTTTCTGGGgaagcctttaaagaaaaaagcgaACGGGAGCGTGGCCCGTGGCAACTCGGTTGGCAGACAAAGGAAGAGCTTGCAACTCCCTGTGGTTCCTGCCCCTTCTTGAAGCGTCGCAcacttttgatttttgtttcttttttgtttggggtGGGAGGATAGTGCGCTTAGGGGATAACCGCTCACTGTAGCCTGAGCAAATAACGAGCTTCGTGTACTGCACGCACGTCCGCGGTGCGCTTTACGCACTGAGCTCAGTATCGAAGTTTGGTATGTTTTTAGGTGCACGCATGCTCTCTGTATCGTGAAGTGCGGTTTAAGTACGTAACAAAGAAACGTAATGCATAATGTcacatttttgaaggaaaaactaACGTGCTTAGTTTTGCAAGGAGGGTATATTTTAAGCATACGGGGATTCtcaaaattttttctttgttttttttgtaggATTTGGTTGAAATAAAAGATGGACTGGAGCGGAAAACATAATGGGCCAAATGATACAACTAATGATGGAACAGTAGTACGACTTCGAGGTCTGCCCTTTGGCTGCAGCAAAGAAGAGATTGTTCAGTTTTTCCAAGGTATCTCTAGTATAGTCGAAGTATAGTGACTGAGTTTTCTTGTATCTGTTGCACAGTGTTTCACAGTTTAATTTGTTATACCCGTTAATGGGGTGGGCGGGAGGGATGGTGTAAAACTAGCTTATCTTTCTCTAAATAAGATTTATGCCCAGTAATTAAAGTACAAATAACAGTAGCTGTAGTAAAGCTGAGTATCTATCTAACTTTGTCAAGGTGATAAATGTGTTATGTATATTGAAATAATCTATATGTTAGTATTTGGAGCCATTAAATTACTTGTTTGgtagctctattttttttttgtatttaggtggttgtatttttcttgtatagtttaaagagaaaacatgtaTGGCTAAATCCATAAATGTTTAATGAAAGATCATTGGCTTGTATTGTTGGGAGATGGGGGAAActtaagttttttggtttttttcgtTGTTGTTGTTTAGATATGCTTTAAGTATTTGCTACAGATGGGAATGTTTCAGCCTTTAACACTGTTCCCCTTGATGGGGTTATTTGTCCTTGGGTTAAAGGGTTGGAAATCGTGCCAAATGGGATAACATTGACGCTGGACTACCAGGGGAGAAGCACAGGGGAGGCCTTCGTGCAGTTTGCTTCAAAGGAGATAGCAGAAAATGCTCTGGGGAAACACAAGGAAAGAATAGGGCACAGGTGGGGATGGAGAGTTTGGGATGGtgttaaatctttatttttttgggGGTTGTGGGTCAGTAATgctttggggggggttggggaccATAATATTGAactggctatttttttttaagaatttttataATTGATCCTAAGTTAACTTGGGAATATAGtagatttggggggtgggggagacagTAATACTCTGTGTAGTTTGCTAAAATCAGAATTTTGTTTCAATCGTTTTTGCGTAGGGTAATTTGTGATAAATGCCACTATAGCCAGACATTGCTTTTCAACAGTATGTTTTTCGTACTGGAAAGACATCTTTTATGTTTAATTTGTACAGTTAGTATTTGCACATAGTAAATTTTACTAATGTAAAAGTTTCTTTGATACACTTAAGATTCTTAAGGTTTTGAGGAGAAACTTAAGTTGTATGGCATCTTTAGTCATTTTTATTGGATTGTACATTTAGttatagaaaataatttagtaTGGCCTTTTGTGATATTCAGACAGCTTATGCATGTGTTCTTATTTGTACCTTGAAAATCCTCTTTTATTTAGATATATTGAAATCTTCAAAAGTAGTAAGAGCGAAATCAGAGGATTCTATGAGCCACCAAGAAGAATGATGGGACAACAACGACCTGGACCATATGATAGACCATTAGGAGGAAGAGGGGGTTATTATGGAGCTGGGCGTGGAAGTATGTATGACAGAATGCGTCGAGGAGGTGGTGGATATGACGGTGGTATGTGTATCTAATGAATGGAGGTTCTGTTGTCAGTTTCATGTTTCTGACACCTTtgacaagaaataaagaaatggcAGTAGCTTCAGTACCTGCTAGGTTTGAAAACGTCTCTAAAAGGGATTATTTGAAATAACATATCAGAAATTCCAGCTTAGTATTTAAGAGTAAGTAATAAGAAGACTGTTTTCAGCACAGTTGAAAATCTTACCTGCATGCTTCAGCCTTTTCCCTATAAAAAAGAATTTTACACTTCCAATCTGTTCAGAAATCCAGGTTTAGCAGTCTATAGAGGCAACTGCAGATTTTTGGGTGCCCGAAGACTGAAAATTAACTCTTGTACATTGTTTCATGAATATTTAGTAATAATgtaatcacactttttttttttttctgtcaattgTACAGGATATGGTGGCTTTGATGATTATGGTGGCTATAATAACTATGGCTATGGAAATGATGGTTATGATGACAGAATGAGAGATgggagaggtaaaaaaaaaaagatttatttaaagaaatctttaTATCATTTCAATTGTTAGACATAGTATTTGCAAGACAGAAATAatggtttatttcttttttttttttcctttaaaaaaagttaaagggaaaagggggaatctctggaaaatgtaaatgtattgTTTAGGTTATCTCTCAGTTAAGTGGGTTGGTAATACTGGTAGTGTAAACATGTAACATTCAATAGCATATAGTGGCACGCAGAAGAAAATAGTAGTGATGGCTCTTCTGGCTTTTCTTCGGTTCTTATAGGtaaattttttgattttgttttttaataggcaTGGGAGGACATGGCTATGGCGGAGCTGGAGATGCAGGTTCGGGTTTCCATGGTGGTGGTCATTTTGTTCACATGAGAGGACTGCCTTTTCGAGCAACAGAAAATGATATTGCTAATGTAAGTATCCTAGAAAAAAGAGCCTTCTAATGCCAGAagttctcttgtttttgtttgtcctGTTTCAAACTTGGCTATAGTTCTCAGCCAAGTGATTGATAGGTCTAATATGTCTGCCAATTAAATTTATGCCTATTAACATGAGTGCTACAAAACTGAATAGTAAATGAACTTTTATAAAGTTAATACTTGAGGTAAGTTTATTGAAGAAGTTAGCCACATTTTATTTAACATTAATCTTCATGCTCCCTGCTTACTTATTTCCATGAGAATGTATTGGAGAGATGGTTGTTGCTTTTAGTATCCTCATTTTATAATGTCTTCAGAAGTTAATTTAAACTTGAAGACTTACGTGAAGGAGTGATAGCAGGTGTGTAACTTTGATTTTTAGTTTGCAGGttagtatatttatatatttctggGAGGGACAGAGTGGGAGAACCGTAGTGAGCAGTGTTCATTTGGGGGTAGCAGGGAGAGGTCACGTTACCTATAAGAGATCAGGGTGGCAGACGAAGAACATCCGCAAGGTTTCAGGAGTACATCTTTGGCAGTCTGGAGCTGTCTTCTGTAGGGGAAAAAATTTGCCTGCGGTGGAGGGCCTGATCTGAGCGCAGCCTCTACGGGGGGCACCGTTTTTATTAATTGCACCTATGTTAGGTGCATCTAAGACTCTTCATTCTTCCAgatgtgctttttaattttttttattattatttatgagcAGTATTTACTCCTATCAGTTTGACTGTTTGCTTTAGTCTAAAGCCTCTGAATACCAGGACTAGGCTTTAGGCTTTAATTGAGAGTATGTTACTGCAAGTTGAAAGCTTGGCGAATAGTATTTGGTAATGTACCGGAGGTTTGTTTGCACATACTGTTTGCTCAAACGGCTGTTGATCAGAAATACCACTGTTTCTTTTTGGTGCTTTGAGTTTTGACTGctgaagcaaggaaaataaatttgattGAAAAGTACTCTTAATATGAATACAAGCCTGCTTTGAGGACTTTTTTTGGAGGAGTAAAgccaaatagaaagaaaaataatgatcttCCTTTTGCAGGAAGGCTTCGTATTAGAACCTGTTGCTTAAAGCACTGTGTGTGGGcaggtatttttgtttgtatgtatgttttaaaaaagtCTCCTTGATCTTTGTTGCTAGAGCTTTTCAAATGGTGTAATAGTATATCAAAAGCGGCTTATAATGTTACAGTACAACGTCACTAACGCTTAGGAAATAACTAGCTAGATTTATTTGGTAGGATGAGATGTAAATGCGGTGCTCAGCTAACTACTGGGATAGCAAAAGATGTGCCTGGCTGGAATTCTTAAGTtcacaagatttttatttttgtccttagTTTTTCTCACCATTGAACCCCATAAGAGTTCACATTGACATTGGAGCAGACGGAAGAGCGACAGGAGAAGCAGATGTGGAATTTGTAACACATGAGGATGCAGTAGCTGCCATGTCCAAGGATAAAAATCACATGCGTGAGTGTTGTGTTCACAGGAGGTTTTCATTGACTGTTCTTTAGTTGGGTATGTAAAAGTAAACTGAATAGAAGGGTTTTAACGCCGTACCATTTAAGTTACTGTGCAGTAAATATGCAAATTGTAATAGACTTTTTGCTGTTCATTAGAATCACTAGCTGTTGGTTATATTTCAAACTCGCTTTTTGTAGACTTCAGGCTGGTGAAGCTGCTGCCTGTGAGGGTTTTTTGACTTTGTATCTCTGCTTTCCATTTTTGAATTGAAACACAGGtcattctgtttgtttcttacaGAGCATCGGTATATTGAACTATTCCTGAACTCAACTGCTGGAGGTGGTTCTGGAATGGGTGGCTATGGCAGAGATGGAATGGGTATGCATCAATTTCAGGTTTAGCTGATTTTTGTCAAGCGTAGTGAGTTCCAAGTTTGTAACGATGCACGTTCTGCTTTTCAGATCAAGGTTATGGCTCTGTTGGTAGAATGGGAATGGGTAGCAATTACAGCGGAGGTTATGGAACTCCTGATGGCTTGGGCGGATATAGTAAGTAACACTTTTGTTATGTATTTGATGGCTATGTTGCTGCATTAACATTTGACAAGATCTGGAGGGGTGGGTTTCTTGTGATGACAGGGTGTTTGTGCTTTGAGAAATGGGAGGGGGTATTATTTAACTTAAATCATAAATCGCTTCCAGTTTTTCATGCATTTGGCAACTACAGCAAATGCTTGTTTAGAAAAGTATTGCTGAATTACTGTTATTGTTGTGTGACTTAAGCTCGTGCCAAACCAACTGTTTTTGTATCACCgatcaaattttttcttttttttaaggtatgtATACGTGACCTTGTGTCAATTGTTTGCAGGTCGTGGCAGTGGAAATAGTGGAGGATACTATGGGCAAGGCAGTATGGGTGGAGGAGGATGGCGTGGAATGTATTGAAGGATGGCCTTGCTTCTGCAAAATATCCTGGAAGAAACAGTCTCTGGTCTACTAGACTTTCttacaaaatttaatttcttttgtattttaagaaCTTTATAATGACTGAAGGAATGTGTTTTCACAATATTATTTGGTAAGCAACAGATTGTGAtgggaaaatctgttttctgtagGTTTTATTTGTTGCATACTCTgactttaaataaatttttatatTCAAACCACTGATGTTGATACTTTTTATACTAGTTACTCCTAAGGATGTATTACATATTCAAGAATACAGTTGGTTTAAGATGTTGTACTACTATTGGTTCAATAAAGGTGGTTGTACTGTGACTCTTATGAACACTGATTTAGTTCTGTGTAATCTTGGTGTACTGAACGAGCTGAAATTTTCActtgtttaaaggaaaaaggtaGTTAAATAGATTCGTTGATTTGGTTACAACCTCTCCTCAATCCTTTTGATAAGTTGTATGTAGTAATTGCCTAACACAGCATTAAGCTAAAGGTATGGAGGCTAAAAGTCACAGTTTCAGTCTCCTTTTTAGTATCGGAATCTACTTTGATCTTCAACTGTACAACTACATAAATGAGTAGTGACCAAGTTCTGCACATCCACAGAACTGAGTGACAATGTTCATTTCCATAGTTTGCAGAATCCTAGATACTGCATTTCACATTTTCACATTCACAAGTGTGCAAATCAGTTGCTTATCAAACTAAAATGCTAGCACAGCTTATCTTTTAGTTAACATAAAATAGGTCAAGTACTAGTTAATTTGAAATGATCTACTTACTTAAAGTATTAAGTAAAAAGCACTGCTTTTGAGAAGATTGGGGAATTTCTAAGCAGGTTAGGAACCACTGTctttaagctttttatttttttttctctgcccagcTGATTTGTCTCTCTGTTCAAAACTTGACAAGCCATTATATCAGTGAGCAGTTGAAAGCCAAACACCTAAAACAAAAATGGATGTAAGCCTGATATTTGTTATAAATAATCACCACACAACCCAAAACACTGATGAGGTTTTTGTGCATTTGTGACATGTAAGATATGTAAGAAACATTGTTTGAAGACACTTAACTTAACCATACCTGGTGTGTAATAGAAAAAAGGTATTTGATATTTATTGAGTCAGTGTGATCTCCCAAATTACCTGCTTGTCCTCAATGCCTCCTTAAAATGTCAAATGTGATCTTGGGTTTTAAAGTCTGTCACCTGTTTTGCTAGTACTGTGTTATATATGTAATAAATGTCTTATTGTGGGAGAGAGTAGAATGGAGTCTATTTTACTAGAGAACGTGCGTGTCTCAAAGTGGTTGGAGGTAATAGCTGAATAGGTAATATGGCATAGAAAGTTTGCCAAGCATTGGAATACTTGTTTTCTCTTgaagaagaaggggagggaaTTTGACTTGCAATTATTATATCTGATTTTGCAGGGCATTAATAGTAATCAGTGGCTATTTGGTCACTTGCTGAAAAGGCTTGCATCTTATGTAAAACTAAGATCAGAACGGTCAGGGCAGGAGTTAAAGtggcaggaaaaaagtattttacagtGAGGTATGAGAATGGCCACACTTGACagaagctgtaattttttttttttttttttttgcagaaagcatAGCATAGAAGCTATCCGTAAAATAGCTCTGTAACATATCCTCTGATATTTTGCCTTCTATTTTAGGAGAAGGAGCATGTCAGTACTTAAAATTTAAGACTTACCTTTTGAGTTAAGCTTCAAACTATTCTGTATAACCAAATAAGTTACAAGAGGTTCACTGCATTCAAGTCCTGAAGAATTAAATTATGCTGTGCTTGATCCAAAGCCCTGTTGCTTCCACATTTAAATGAAAGTGGACCCCCACCTTCAGTTGTTACACCCTTTAAAGAGGGCAGCATTCAGCTTTGAACCTTTTGAGtatcttaatatttaaatattgagaaattattttgccccccccccccaaaaaaaaacccacacacttctGAAATAAGCCTCCTCAGTGAGgaaatctttcattttacatttaatcATTGCATAGGAGGTTTTATTTCAATCTTTGTTGTAAAGAGCAGAGTTCTATGAAGAACTGGTTCCTGGAAGCACTGGCATGCTGCAGGTATGGGCTGAATGCCAGCTCTTGCAGGAATGAGCTTCCTAGGGaacagagggaagaggagggcacTTGTAATCAGCTGCAACCACCTGCTTTTCTATTAGACCAACTGAAAGTTTTTAGAGTGGTAAAGTTTGCAAATAACACTCAAGTATTCAAGAGCTTGAATGCTATGACTTTACACACACAGGCTGAAATAAAGCAACTTAGTTATTTCTCTGCAATAATACTGGAGGTCCTTTACACAACTGTAGTTCTCCTTCAGTGGAATGTGCAGAGCCTGTAACCTGCTGGCAGTAGGAAAAAACTAAGGGTATTTAGTGTTTGTGAACATTTTCTGCAGCACAGTTTTATAATatactttctaaaaataatttacattacTGAGAAGACAGTAATACACACTCTGCACTTTTTAGTTGAAAAAGTGGAATAGGAAAACCGCACCTTTTTAATGCAACATTGTAAGCACAGGTCCATGTCCCAAAAGCATCAAAAAGTATTTAGAACAGCTAGATAACAGAGTATGCAACCAGCTAGGATTTCCCTTTAATTTCAGAGCAGCAGGTGCAACAACACTGAAAAATTTAACCACCTTTGCAAGAAGGTAAGTGCAGCCAGTACAATCACTGGATGGACAGAGGATTGAGTGTATTTTCCATCTACTTGCTAATACTCTCATTTAAGTCAGAAGCCATTTCGCAAGAAGAATATAATACGGGCAGCTCTGATGCTGTGAACACTGTTGCACAGTTTCTTTTAAGGAATGGATTAGGTACCTCACAAATCTTCATTTACCCAGCATGAGAAAGATTTAGAATCACAAGATGATAGTGTCAAATGAAGACGCTTTGGCcgaaaaacaaaaatatggaatTGATTAATTAATGACAGTTTGGTCCAAAAACCTGCTAAAAGCTGGTCAGCTATATAGTTTGATGCTGACGGAAATAAGACCATTATAAGAACATTATATAGAATTCACAATTTAGTTCAGGGCAGCAATTTTACTTAAGAGTATATGAAAGCAATCCGAATACATTATACAATACTTCAGCAACATTTCCCCACACAGATGTTGGGgtacagaggagaggaaaatattAAAGTAGTGGAAATTTCATTTAGTGCATCTATGTGTTACAGAAATGTCAGCATTGGTAATGACTGCACTGTGGTCTTGTTTCAAAAGATtgctcattttaaattatttttgttcagcTGCAACATTTTTGAAGTTACTTATCAAAACAGTACAGATGAGCAACATCTCTATCCTAAATCAAACCCTGCTCCCGTCACACCTACCCCACATAAAGCCCACCTGAAACACTCTCAGAATACTTTAAGGAAGCAAGCGAGAAACATTTAACATTGTTATGCAATTGGCAATTAGCTCTCCATTCCCCAGCATACGCAAAGACTTTCTAAGCAATTTGAAAACATCACAATAAAATACTAAATGCATTCTGAATGACAAATTTAAATAAAGTGACATTTCCATAGTTAAGTTGCAGAtcaattatatttaaatttttccaaaaactatttacagatttacagatatttgctttgtattatacaaaaagttatattttaaaaacatttttctttacaaaagcaCATAAGCAACTACATCTGATGGGTTAAAAGAATAGTTGGTATCGTTTTTCGAATATTAACTAACTAAATAACCATCCTCAAATGACACAGCTAAGCTGAACAAAGTGCAAGAATGATTTATATAGCCTAGTTAAAAGATCTGTTTCGATGCCACCTTGCTCCTGTTACTAGGGATATTCCAAATCCACGGATGAAGGAACTATTTGGGAGGATAATTCTGCTTACTGCTAACCAGTACAGATCAGAGCAGGGAGATTCCATTGTTGGACCCAATCATATAAacataagaagaagaaaaattggtTCTAGCGCAATGAAGTGAAAGTCAGGGCAATACTAAATACAGTTTATTAAAGGATGTATCTTTATTTACCTACTGGAAGAATAAGGATGTTAGTTCCGGCAGAATTGCCGCGAAATACCAACGTAAAAAGAGTGGTGAGATAGACCTAGACATACTTACTCAAAAGCTCTCCTAGGGGGAAAATAAGTTTTAGAAGTTTAGGAACAAACTTTAAGTTTAAGAAAGACGGTGACAAAAGAACAAAGAACCTTCCTGTCCAATGCAGGCAGCCAAGAAAGGATCTGTGGTTCCTAGTATTCAGTCCTAGTGTCTCTTGGCACCAAAACCACTCAGCTGCTAGAACCGTACTTTCAGCATACTGTGACTGCGCATACAAGCTAAGAAAAAACATGATTTACATGGAAATAATGCAAAGAAATTTGTTTGAGGTTACAGACAATGTGAAGCAAAAACTTTCTGATGGACAGCTCTCTCTTAATGGAAACCTGGACATGTcacatttataattttaaaaaataattcagaaaaatacaCCTTCCATCATCTATTGACACTTAGATGACTTGTTTATTACCCTACAATTTTTTCTTACCTATCTGACAAAATCTCTCTCTATGCCTGTGACTACAGAAAACAGGTGTCAGTGCAATAATCTCTGAAGTATCAAATCTTGAAAATGAGGGAAAGCATACTGGACAACCTGCATTAATTGCGTTACTTAAGTTACAgatattcctttttaaatttaaaaccagCTACCACAGTTTTGCTTCACAATAGCGTATCACAAGCAAACTTTGCAGCAGAATTACATCTGACTTGTTGCAGACTACCCTGTAAAAACAGGTTAAGTATCATCTTTGATGCCTAAGACACTCATCTAATATATATTAACACTGGATCTCCTTCTTAAATTGCCCTCCCTTCCTCCGAAAGAGCTCTGGGTCACTTATTGGACTAATACTGTCACGTGCATTTTTAAGGCATGCATTTTTGATCTTTGGTACTGTATATCACTTAAATATCAATGATTTATCAGTGTCTGTGGCATTCAAAACAGTTATCAAATTACAGAGGCATCAGTGAGCATATTTCTGCTTGGAAGATTTCACTTCAAGTTTACTCTCATGAATTCAGAGACAGCTTCTCAGCTCTGTCAAGCAGCTGTCACACAATCTGGGGAAATGGTGTCACAAAATTAACTGAAGGTCCCTAAGCACCTAGACTGTTGATTCTTCTCTGTGACACAGCCAGCCTCTGTTGACGCAATGACAGAAACCTTGCTGTCACTCTCAAGTTTGTCTCTTCCTAGAGAGGTTGTTCAGACAGGGACAGAGATAAGCTGCTCTGACCTTCTCCTTAAACTAGAGGCAATGTGCACAGCCTTTACACTTGCCCTAAGGTTTATGGGCTCACAGCATGAATGGACTGAAATCGAAAGGGCTGTAGCTCAGTAGAAACTCTGGCTTGATGTTGAGGCGAAGGATCACTTTatagcaagaaaacagaaatattttctgtttgtattttaagGGACATCTTACTCTGGTGAATGTAGCTACATCTACAAATATAGACAGCTTCTCTTAATAAACAAGACCTTCCCGTAACAGCTACTGTTTAATACTTTTGTATCAGTGCGACTATACTAATCGGGACAGCGAAGTAAAACTCCtggtttggaaaaaatatttgtgaatctCTTGAGTAAGCTCCCACAACAATCACTGATGAGGtggtggg
The sequence above is drawn from the Struthio camelus isolate bStrCam1 chromosome 7, bStrCam1.hap1, whole genome shotgun sequence genome and encodes:
- the HNRNPH3 gene encoding heterogeneous nuclear ribonucleoprotein H3 isoform X1; its protein translation is MDWSGKHNGPNDTTNDGTVVRLRGLPFGCSKEEIVQFFQGLEIVPNGITLTLDYQGRSTGEAFVQFASKEIAENALGKHKERIGHRYIEIFKSSKSEIRGFYEPPRRMMGQQRPGPYDRPLGGRGGYYGAGRGSMYDRMRRGGGGYDGGYGGFDDYGGYNNYGYGNDGYDDRMRDGRGMGGHGYGGAGDAGSGFHGGGHFVHMRGLPFRATENDIANFFSPLNPIRVHIDIGADGRATGEADVEFVTHEDAVAAMSKDKNHMQHRYIELFLNSTAGGGSGMGGYGRDGMDQGYGSVGRMGMGSNYSGGYGTPDGLGGYSRGSGNSGGYYGQGSMGGGGWRGMY
- the HNRNPH3 gene encoding heterogeneous nuclear ribonucleoprotein H3 isoform X3, which gives rise to MDWSGKHNGPNDTTNDGTVVRLRGLPFGCSKEEIVQFFQGLEIVPNGITLTLDYQGRSTGEAFVQFASKEIAENALGKHKERIGHRYIEIFKSSKSEIRGFYEPPRRMMGQQRPGPYDRPLGGRGGYYGAGRGSMYDRMRRGGGGYDGGYGGFDDYGGYNNYGYGNDGYDDRMRDGRGMGGHGYGGAGDAGSGFHGGGHFVHMRGLPFRATENDIANFFSPLNPIRVHIDIGADGRATGEADVEFVTHEDAVAAMSKDKNHMQHRYIELFLNSTAGGGSGMGGYGRDGMDQGYGSVGRMGMGSNYSGGYGTPDGLGGYSMYT
- the HNRNPH3 gene encoding heterogeneous nuclear ribonucleoprotein H3 isoform X4; the protein is MDWSGKHNGPNDTTNDGTVVRLRGLPFGCSKEEIVQFFQGLEIVPNGITLTLDYQGRSTGEAFVQFASKEIAENALGKHKERIGHRYIEIFKSSKSEIRGFYEPPRRMMGQQRPGPYDRPLGGRGGYYGAGRGRYGGFDDYGGYNNYGYGNDGYDDRMRDGRGMGGHGYGGAGDAGSGFHGGGHFVHMRGLPFRATENDIANFFSPLNPIRVHIDIGADGRATGEADVEFVTHEDAVAAMSKDKNHMQHRYIELFLNSTAGGGSGMGGYGRDGMDQGYGSVGRMGMGSNYSGGYGTPDGLGGYSMYT
- the HNRNPH3 gene encoding heterogeneous nuclear ribonucleoprotein H3 isoform X2, with protein sequence MDWSGKHNGPNDTTNDGTVVRLRGLPFGCSKEEIVQFFQGLEIVPNGITLTLDYQGRSTGEAFVQFASKEIAENALGKHKERIGHRYIEIFKSSKSEIRGFYEPPRRMMGQQRPGPYDRPLGGRGGYYGAGRGRYGGFDDYGGYNNYGYGNDGYDDRMRDGRGMGGHGYGGAGDAGSGFHGGGHFVHMRGLPFRATENDIANFFSPLNPIRVHIDIGADGRATGEADVEFVTHEDAVAAMSKDKNHMQHRYIELFLNSTAGGGSGMGGYGRDGMDQGYGSVGRMGMGSNYSGGYGTPDGLGGYSRGSGNSGGYYGQGSMGGGGWRGMY